One Streptomyces mobaraensis NBRC 13819 = DSM 40847 DNA segment encodes these proteins:
- a CDS encoding Gfo/Idh/MocA family protein, with the protein MKNERPVRLGVLGCSDIARRRTLPAVQKVPEVTVAAVASRSEDNARAVAARFGGEAVAGYEALLERPDVEAVYISLPTGLHHHWTERALRAGKHVLAEKPLTARYPDTAAAVRLAHSLGLTLMENLTFPQHSMHEAVRGMVEKGDIGELRSMTSEFGFPPLAPGNVRYRADLAGGSLLDAGVYPLAAASMFLGPELDVVGATLRKGPGADVDVAGDALLSAPDGRTAHVSFGFEHAYRCAYTLWGSEGRIIVDRAFTPPPDFCPRVRLERADEVRERVLPADDQFAGTLARFVRAIAGGGAAAHGAEVVARARLVSQVQDRARLLGNGWSGGADGR; encoded by the coding sequence ATGAAGAACGAGCGTCCCGTGCGGCTGGGTGTTCTCGGCTGCTCCGACATCGCCCGGCGCCGCACCCTCCCGGCCGTACAGAAGGTCCCGGAGGTGACGGTGGCCGCCGTCGCCTCCCGGTCCGAGGACAACGCCCGCGCGGTCGCGGCGCGGTTCGGCGGCGAGGCCGTCGCCGGCTACGAGGCGCTGCTGGAGCGACCGGACGTCGAAGCGGTCTACATCTCGCTGCCCACCGGGCTGCACCACCACTGGACCGAGCGGGCGCTGCGGGCGGGAAAGCACGTGCTCGCGGAGAAGCCGCTGACCGCCCGGTACCCGGACACCGCGGCGGCGGTCCGCCTCGCGCACTCCCTCGGCCTGACGCTGATGGAGAACCTCACCTTCCCCCAGCACTCGATGCACGAAGCCGTGCGCGGGATGGTGGAGAAGGGCGACATCGGCGAACTGCGCTCGATGACCAGCGAGTTCGGCTTCCCGCCACTGGCCCCCGGCAACGTCCGGTACCGGGCGGACCTGGCCGGCGGCAGCCTGCTGGACGCGGGGGTGTATCCGCTCGCCGCGGCGAGCATGTTCCTCGGGCCGGAACTCGACGTGGTCGGGGCGACGCTGCGGAAGGGCCCCGGAGCGGACGTGGACGTGGCCGGCGACGCGCTGCTGAGCGCGCCGGACGGCCGCACGGCGCACGTCTCCTTCGGCTTCGAGCACGCCTACCGCTGCGCGTACACCCTGTGGGGGAGCGAGGGCCGGATCATCGTCGACCGCGCCTTCACCCCGCCGCCCGACTTCTGCCCCAGGGTCCGGCTGGAACGCGCCGACGAGGTACGGGAGCGCGTCCTGCCGGCCGACGACCAGTTCGCCGGCACCCTGGCGCGCTTCGTCCGGGCCATCGCCGGCGGCGGGGCGGCGGCGCACGGCGCCGAGGTCGTCGCGCGGGCCCGATTGGTAAGTCAGGTGCAGGACCGGGCACGGCTGCTCGGCAACGGCTGGTCAGGAGGAGCAGATGGCCGATGA
- a CDS encoding NDP-hexose 2,3-dehydratase family protein, producing MVSLPAGPAGGLVRSLPPESYLADFAGAEFIDWFARCSAAARCRVTRTPLTELRRWRFDADTGNLGHDSGAFFVVEGLQVRTGYGPVREWSQPIINQPEIGILGMLVKEVDGVPYCLVQAKIEPGNHNGIQVSPTVQATRSNYTRIHQGRSTRYLEYFTDPGAGRTLVDVLQSEQGSWFLRKRNRNMVVQVTEDVPAGEDHHWLPLPELRRLLRIDGLVNMDTRTVLACLPADTFPASQPVPAGDAASALVLSTTGRGRALNDTATVLRWFTGAKSRHELSAHRIPLRDLPGWRSTPEQITHEDGRHFSIIGVTAEVGNREVAAWDQPLLYPEGRGVVAFVIKVIEGVAHLLVHARFQPGLLDGMEMGPTVQCVPENYPDGPPRFLDYVLNAPRERVLYNAVLAEEGGRFYHSQNNYLLVEAGDDFPTAVPEDYCWMTAHQLTLLLRHGYYVNVEARSLLACLQSW from the coding sequence GTGGTAAGCCTCCCGGCCGGACCGGCCGGCGGGCTCGTACGGTCCCTCCCGCCGGAGTCGTACCTCGCGGACTTCGCCGGCGCCGAGTTCATCGACTGGTTCGCCCGGTGCTCCGCCGCCGCGCGGTGCCGGGTGACCCGGACGCCGCTGACCGAGCTGCGGCGCTGGCGGTTCGACGCCGACACGGGGAACCTCGGGCACGACTCCGGGGCCTTCTTCGTCGTCGAGGGCCTCCAGGTGCGGACCGGGTACGGACCGGTCCGCGAGTGGAGCCAGCCCATCATCAACCAGCCCGAGATCGGCATCCTCGGCATGCTGGTCAAGGAGGTCGACGGCGTCCCGTACTGCCTCGTGCAGGCCAAGATCGAGCCCGGCAACCACAACGGCATCCAGGTGTCGCCGACCGTCCAGGCCACGCGCAGCAACTACACCCGCATCCACCAGGGCCGGAGCACCCGCTACCTCGAGTACTTCACGGACCCCGGCGCGGGCCGCACCCTGGTCGACGTCCTGCAGTCCGAGCAGGGCTCCTGGTTCCTGCGCAAGCGCAACCGCAACATGGTCGTGCAGGTCACCGAGGACGTCCCGGCCGGCGAGGACCACCACTGGCTGCCGCTGCCCGAACTGCGGCGGCTGCTGCGGATCGACGGCCTGGTCAACATGGACACCCGGACCGTACTGGCCTGCCTCCCGGCGGACACGTTCCCCGCGTCCCAGCCGGTGCCGGCCGGGGACGCCGCGTCGGCGCTCGTCCTCTCGACGACGGGCCGGGGCCGCGCCCTGAACGACACGGCGACCGTGCTGCGCTGGTTCACCGGCGCCAAGAGCCGGCACGAACTGTCGGCGCACCGGATCCCCCTGCGCGACCTGCCCGGGTGGCGCAGCACCCCGGAGCAGATCACCCACGAGGACGGGCGGCACTTCAGCATCATCGGGGTGACCGCCGAGGTCGGCAACCGCGAGGTGGCCGCATGGGACCAGCCCCTGCTGTACCCGGAAGGGCGCGGCGTCGTCGCGTTCGTCATCAAGGTGATCGAAGGGGTCGCGCACCTGCTGGTCCACGCCCGGTTCCAGCCCGGCCTGCTGGACGGGATGGAGATGGGGCCGACCGTGCAGTGCGTCCCGGAGAACTACCCGGACGGGCCGCCGCGGTTCCTCGACTACGTCCTGAACGCCCCCCGGGAGCGCGTCCTCTACAACGCCGTCCTGGCCGAGGAGGGGGGCCGCTTCTACCACTCGCAGAACAACTACCTCCTCGTCGAAGCCGGCGACGACTTCCCCACGGCCGTCCCCGAGGACTACTGCTGGATGACCGCGCACCAGCTCACCCTGCTCCTCCGGCACGGCTACTACGTCAACGTCGAGGCGCGCAGCCTGCTGGCCTGCCTGCAGAGTTGGTGA
- a CDS encoding GDP-mannose 4,6-dehydratase has product MSRRALITGITGQDGTYLARQLLESGYEVFGMVRGQGRPYARDGSPLHPDIRVVSGDLLDQTSLIAAVEQASPTEVYNLGALSYVPVSWKQPAVAAEVTGKGVLRMLEAIRSVAGLNASRTTGSGVPRFYQASTSEMFGKVRETPQSESTPFHPRSPYGVAKAFGHYMVQNYRESYGMFAVSGILFNHESPIRGPEFVTRKVSLGVAAVKLGLVDKLRLGNLDAERDWGFAGDYVRGMRMMLAQDEPEDIVLGTGVTHSVRDLVEFAFAHAGLDWRDHVEVDPRLLRPAEVELLCADLSRAREKLGWKPEVSFEELIAMMVDNDLRLLTESENAAGEAVLEQAGLW; this is encoded by the coding sequence CTGTCTAGGCGAGCGCTCATTACGGGAATCACAGGCCAGGATGGCACTTATCTCGCGCGTCAGCTCCTCGAGTCCGGATACGAGGTGTTCGGAATGGTGCGCGGGCAGGGGCGGCCGTACGCGCGCGACGGCAGTCCCCTGCACCCGGACATCCGGGTGGTGAGCGGCGACCTGCTGGACCAGACGAGCCTGATAGCCGCGGTCGAGCAGGCGAGCCCCACCGAGGTCTACAACCTCGGCGCCCTGTCGTACGTCCCGGTCTCCTGGAAGCAGCCCGCCGTCGCCGCGGAGGTGACCGGGAAGGGCGTGCTGCGGATGCTGGAGGCCATCCGCAGCGTGGCGGGGCTCAACGCGTCCCGGACCACCGGCAGCGGCGTCCCGCGCTTCTACCAGGCGTCCACCTCCGAGATGTTCGGAAAGGTGCGCGAGACCCCGCAGAGCGAGTCCACGCCCTTCCACCCCCGCAGCCCCTACGGCGTGGCCAAGGCGTTCGGGCACTACATGGTGCAGAACTACCGCGAGTCCTACGGGATGTTCGCGGTCAGCGGCATCCTGTTCAACCACGAGTCCCCCATCCGCGGCCCCGAGTTCGTCACCCGGAAGGTCTCGCTCGGGGTGGCCGCCGTGAAGCTCGGCCTGGTGGACAAGCTCCGGCTGGGCAACCTCGACGCCGAGCGCGACTGGGGCTTCGCCGGGGACTACGTGCGCGGCATGCGGATGATGCTCGCCCAGGACGAGCCGGAGGACATCGTCCTGGGCACCGGCGTCACCCACAGCGTCCGCGACCTGGTGGAGTTCGCCTTCGCGCACGCCGGCCTCGACTGGCGCGACCACGTGGAGGTCGACCCCCGGCTGCTCCGCCCGGCGGAGGTGGAACTCCTCTGCGCCGACCTCAGCCGCGCCCGGGAGAAGCTCGGCTGGAAGCCCGAGGTGTCGTTCGAGGAACTGATCGCCATGATGGTCGACAACGACCTGCGCCTGCTCACCGAGAGCGAGAACGCCGCCGGTGAAGCCGTCCTCGAACAGGCCGGTCTGTGGTAA
- a CDS encoding methyltransferase — protein sequence MEEQHNAPAPWADVIRLVFGGMATQVVGLAVRLRLPDAIGAGERTADGLAARFDGEPAAMNRLLRGLAALGVLREPEPGVFDLTPVGELLRADRSPSFHALSRMLTDPAVSTAWQHLDHSVRTGGPAFDQVFGRDFFAHLADDPDLSGLYNAAMSQGTRGIADLVALRQDFSGVRTVVDVGGGDGTLLAAVLRAHPALRGVLYDTATGAARAGEELAAAGVADRATVETGDFFAAVPPGGDLYLLKSVVHGWEDERAAAILAHCRRALPAHGRVVMVEHVLPDTVPADAVPTTYLNDLNLLVNGNGLERTRGDFRRLCAAAGLTAGAFTPLDGTDLWLIEAVPAAPAD from the coding sequence ATGGAAGAGCAGCACAACGCGCCGGCCCCCTGGGCGGACGTGATCCGGCTGGTGTTCGGCGGCATGGCCACCCAGGTCGTCGGCCTGGCGGTACGGCTCCGGCTGCCCGACGCGATCGGCGCCGGCGAGCGGACCGCCGACGGCCTGGCCGCCCGCTTCGACGGCGAACCCGCCGCCATGAACCGGCTGCTGCGCGGCCTCGCCGCGCTCGGGGTGCTCCGCGAGCCCGAGCCGGGCGTGTTCGACCTGACGCCGGTCGGCGAGCTGCTGCGCGCCGACCGCTCGCCGTCCTTCCACGCGCTGTCCCGCATGCTCACCGACCCGGCGGTCTCCACGGCCTGGCAGCACCTGGACCACAGCGTCCGCACCGGCGGCCCGGCCTTCGACCAGGTCTTCGGCCGCGACTTCTTCGCCCACCTCGCGGACGACCCCGACCTGTCGGGGCTCTACAACGCCGCCATGAGCCAGGGCACCCGCGGCATCGCCGACCTGGTCGCGCTGCGCCAGGACTTCTCCGGCGTCCGCACCGTCGTGGACGTCGGGGGCGGTGACGGGACGCTGCTCGCCGCGGTGCTGCGCGCGCACCCGGCGCTGCGCGGCGTGCTGTACGACACGGCGACCGGGGCCGCCCGGGCCGGCGAGGAGCTGGCGGCGGCGGGCGTCGCGGACCGCGCCACGGTGGAGACCGGCGACTTCTTCGCCGCCGTGCCCCCGGGCGGCGACCTCTACCTGCTCAAGAGCGTCGTCCACGGCTGGGAGGACGAGCGGGCCGCGGCGATCCTCGCGCACTGCCGCCGGGCGCTGCCCGCGCACGGCCGGGTCGTCATGGTCGAGCACGTGCTGCCCGACACCGTCCCCGCCGACGCGGTGCCCACGACGTACCTCAACGACCTCAACCTGCTGGTCAACGGCAACGGGCTGGAGCGCACCCGCGGCGACTTCCGGCGGCTCTGCGCGGCGGCGGGCCTGACGGCCGGCGCGTTCACCCCGCTGGACGGCACCGACCTGTGGCTGATCGAGGCCGTCCCCGCCGCCCCGGCGGACTGA
- a CDS encoding phytanoyl-CoA dioxygenase family protein: MGTRVLTEEQVEGFVSDGFVHLPGAFPGELAEEARALLWRQLDMDPDDPGTWTREVVRLGVRDDDVFVRAANTPLLHAAYDQLAGEGRWQPLTQVGTFPVRFPVTKRPEETEDYGWHIDASFLAEGADADRDWSGELDVIPPDYDKIFRYNVWSRGRALLLLLLFSDTGEEDAPTLIRVGSHLDVPPLLAPYGAEGTYLEAGEVGRDRPLRSATGKAGDAYLCHPFLVHTPVANTGVRPRFMAQPNLLPVGQLELDRPDGRYTPVERAVRRGLGEDAPRRESR, from the coding sequence ATGGGAACCCGCGTACTGACCGAGGAGCAGGTCGAGGGCTTCGTCTCCGACGGCTTCGTCCACCTGCCGGGTGCGTTCCCGGGGGAGCTCGCCGAGGAGGCGCGCGCCCTGCTGTGGCGGCAGCTGGACATGGACCCGGACGACCCGGGCACCTGGACGCGGGAGGTGGTCCGGCTCGGGGTGCGCGACGACGACGTGTTCGTCCGTGCCGCCAACACCCCGCTGCTGCACGCCGCCTACGACCAGCTCGCCGGGGAGGGCCGCTGGCAGCCGCTGACCCAGGTCGGCACGTTCCCGGTGCGGTTCCCCGTGACGAAGCGGCCGGAGGAGACCGAGGACTACGGCTGGCACATCGACGCCAGCTTCCTCGCCGAGGGCGCCGACGCCGACCGCGACTGGTCCGGCGAGCTCGACGTGATCCCGCCGGACTACGACAAGATCTTCCGGTACAACGTGTGGTCCCGCGGCCGGGCGCTGCTGCTCCTGCTGCTGTTCTCCGACACCGGCGAGGAGGACGCGCCCACGCTGATCCGCGTCGGCTCCCACCTGGACGTACCGCCGCTGCTGGCACCGTACGGCGCCGAGGGCACCTACCTGGAGGCCGGGGAGGTGGGACGGGACCGGCCGCTGAGGTCCGCGACGGGCAAGGCCGGGGACGCCTACCTCTGCCACCCCTTCCTGGTGCACACGCCGGTCGCCAACACCGGCGTCCGCCCGCGCTTCATGGCCCAGCCGAACCTGCTGCCCGTGGGGCAGCTCGAACTCGACCGGCCCGACGGCCGGTACACCCCCGTCGAGCGGGCCGTGCGCCGGGGCCTCGGCGAGGACGCCCCCCGACGAGAGAGCCGGTGA
- a CDS encoding NAD(P)/FAD-dependent oxidoreductase, whose product MPKTVLVIGGGPAGSTAASLLSKAGMSVKLLERETFPRYHIGESIASSCRTIVDLVGALDEVDSRGYTVKNGVLLRWGKEDWAIDWPKIFGPDVRSWQVDRDDFDHVLLKNAVKQGADVTEGVTVKRVLFDGDRAVGAEWTDPDSGELVSEEFDYVIDASGRTGVISRHLKNRQPHEIFRNVAIWGYWQGGSLLPTSPTGGINVIGAPDGWYWVIPLRGDRYSVGFVCHQDRFLERRKEHDDLEAMLASLVQENPTVRDLMAEGEYQPGVRVEQDFSYVADSFHGPGYYLAGDAACFLDPLLSTGVHLALYSGMLAATSVLATVNEDVTEKEAGAFYESLYRNAYQRLFTLVSGVYQQQAGKAAYFGLADAMVPERATEEYEQVDGAVAFAELVAGLADIHDAVTGTHEDHAHQAHTQAVALPEDNSVRQLLAAAENARLMAEAGTPSAPVSEAPGKMDAHDLYDPATGLYLRTTPTLGIGRSRA is encoded by the coding sequence ATGCCCAAAACAGTGCTCGTAATCGGTGGTGGGCCGGCAGGGTCCACTGCGGCCTCCTTGCTCAGCAAGGCCGGAATGTCCGTCAAGCTGCTGGAGCGGGAGACTTTCCCGCGGTACCACATCGGCGAGTCGATCGCCTCTTCCTGCCGCACCATCGTCGATCTCGTCGGCGCGCTGGACGAGGTCGACTCCCGCGGTTACACGGTCAAGAACGGTGTGCTGCTGCGCTGGGGCAAGGAGGACTGGGCCATCGACTGGCCGAAGATCTTCGGCCCGGACGTGCGGTCCTGGCAGGTCGACCGCGACGACTTCGACCACGTGCTCCTGAAGAACGCGGTCAAGCAGGGCGCCGACGTCACCGAGGGCGTCACGGTCAAGCGCGTGCTGTTCGACGGCGACCGCGCGGTCGGGGCCGAGTGGACGGACCCGGACTCCGGTGAGCTGGTCAGCGAGGAGTTCGACTACGTCATCGACGCCTCCGGCCGTACGGGCGTCATCTCCCGGCACCTGAAGAACCGCCAGCCGCACGAGATCTTCCGCAACGTCGCGATCTGGGGCTACTGGCAGGGCGGTTCCCTGCTGCCCACCTCGCCCACCGGCGGCATCAACGTCATCGGCGCCCCCGACGGCTGGTACTGGGTGATCCCGCTGCGCGGCGACCGGTACAGCGTCGGCTTCGTCTGCCACCAGGACCGCTTCCTGGAGCGCCGCAAGGAGCACGACGACCTGGAGGCGATGCTCGCCTCGCTGGTCCAGGAGAACCCGACCGTCCGCGACCTCATGGCGGAGGGCGAGTACCAGCCGGGCGTCCGGGTGGAGCAGGACTTCTCCTACGTCGCCGACAGCTTCCACGGCCCCGGCTACTACCTCGCCGGCGACGCCGCCTGCTTCCTCGACCCGCTGCTGTCCACCGGCGTCCACCTGGCGCTCTACAGCGGCATGCTGGCCGCGACGTCCGTGCTCGCCACGGTGAACGAGGACGTCACGGAGAAGGAGGCCGGCGCCTTCTACGAGTCGCTCTACCGCAACGCCTACCAGCGGCTGTTCACCCTGGTGTCCGGTGTGTACCAGCAGCAGGCCGGCAAGGCCGCCTACTTCGGCCTGGCCGACGCGATGGTCCCGGAGCGCGCCACGGAGGAGTACGAGCAGGTGGACGGCGCGGTGGCCTTCGCCGAGCTGGTCGCGGGGCTCGCCGACATCCACGACGCCGTCACCGGGACGCACGAGGACCACGCCCACCAGGCGCACACTCAGGCCGTCGCCCTGCCGGAGGACAACTCCGTCCGCCAGCTGCTCGCCGCGGCCGAGAACGCCCGCCTGATGGCGGAGGCCGGCACGCCGAGCGCGCCGGTCAGCGAGGCCCCCGGCAAGATGGACGCCCACGACCTCTACGACCCCGCCACGGGCCTGTACCTGCGGACCACCCCGACCCTGGGGATCGGCCGGTCCAGGGCCTGA
- a CDS encoding NAD-dependent epimerase/dehydratase family protein → MTTAHPLPGGRTAVIGATGFIGSRLTAALTAGDPRVPAAFNRAVPPVADGRAAPGLAEADIVYFLAAGLSPILAERRPDLVEAERRLLIEVLDALAAAGRRPVFVLAGSGGAVYAPEVAPPYRETTPTRPDSAYGHAKLRLEHELFRRRDAVRAVVARLSNVYGPGQRPVRGFGVLPHWLRAAVRGEPVRVFGDPHVVRDYVHVDDVTRFLLALRTRIAGGRLPSVVNIGSGVPTSLSGLLDIVSEVTGGSVAVRWERGRSFDRQGNWLDVARADAEFGWRAAIPLAEGVRACWERVLDDAGRAASVSTSVSTL, encoded by the coding sequence GTGACCACGGCACACCCGCTGCCCGGCGGCCGTACGGCGGTGATCGGCGCGACCGGCTTCATCGGATCCCGGCTGACGGCCGCCCTCACCGCCGGGGACCCGCGCGTCCCGGCCGCCTTCAACCGGGCGGTCCCGCCGGTGGCCGACGGCCGCGCGGCACCGGGACTGGCCGAGGCCGACATCGTCTACTTCCTGGCCGCCGGGCTGAGCCCGATCCTGGCCGAACGGCGGCCCGACCTGGTGGAGGCCGAACGCCGCCTCCTGATCGAGGTGTTGGACGCGCTGGCCGCGGCGGGCCGCCGTCCGGTGTTCGTGCTGGCCGGCTCGGGCGGCGCGGTCTACGCGCCCGAGGTCGCGCCGCCGTACCGGGAGACCACCCCGACCCGCCCCGACTCCGCCTACGGGCACGCCAAACTCCGCCTGGAACACGAGCTGTTCCGGCGCCGGGACGCGGTCCGCGCCGTGGTGGCGCGGCTGAGTAACGTCTACGGCCCCGGCCAGCGGCCCGTCCGCGGGTTCGGCGTGCTGCCGCACTGGCTGCGGGCGGCCGTCCGGGGCGAGCCCGTGCGGGTGTTCGGCGATCCGCACGTGGTCCGGGACTACGTCCACGTCGACGACGTCACCCGGTTCCTGCTCGCGCTGCGCACCCGGATCGCCGGCGGCCGGCTGCCCTCCGTGGTCAACATCGGCTCCGGCGTGCCGACTTCGCTGAGCGGCCTGCTGGACATCGTGTCCGAGGTGACCGGCGGCTCCGTCGCGGTGCGCTGGGAGCGGGGCCGCTCCTTCGACCGGCAGGGCAACTGGCTGGACGTCGCGCGGGCCGACGCCGAGTTCGGCTGGCGGGCCGCGATCCCGCTGGCCGAGGGCGTCCGCGCGTGCTGGGAGCGGGTGCTCGACGACGCCGGCCGGGCCGCTTCCGTCTCGACGTCCGTCTCGACGCTCTAG
- a CDS encoding HAD family hydrolase produces the protein MTGHSAIALDVGGVIYYDEPFELAWLQGTFDLAVTADPSVTLRHFIDDTERFYLGGKVPAGRPDILGSAAADESWVRILRAWGELAQEIPGAIAATKALAREIPTAVVANQPPECAGVLAAWGLTAVLETVVLDCFEGVAKPDPRLLGIALDRLGLSPADLLVVGNRADHDVAPARALGCPAVFVLPEDGYRVPPGVHPDIVRAYRALRAVRTAPPVDDDVPRVASLAELAASPLARLGAL, from the coding sequence ATGACTGGACACAGTGCGATTGCGTTGGATGTCGGAGGCGTCATCTACTACGACGAGCCTTTCGAACTGGCTTGGCTTCAGGGGACCTTCGACCTCGCGGTCACCGCTGATCCGAGCGTCACCCTCCGACATTTCATCGATGACACCGAGCGTTTCTATCTGGGCGGGAAAGTCCCCGCGGGCCGGCCTGACATTCTCGGTTCGGCGGCCGCCGACGAGAGCTGGGTCCGGATCCTGCGTGCCTGGGGCGAACTGGCCCAGGAGATTCCCGGCGCCATTGCGGCGACGAAGGCGCTCGCCCGCGAAATACCGACGGCCGTGGTCGCCAACCAGCCGCCCGAGTGCGCCGGCGTGCTCGCCGCGTGGGGGCTGACCGCCGTCCTGGAGACGGTCGTCCTCGACTGCTTCGAAGGCGTCGCCAAACCCGATCCGCGACTGCTGGGCATCGCCCTGGACCGGCTGGGCCTGTCGCCCGCCGACCTGCTCGTGGTGGGCAACCGCGCCGACCACGACGTGGCGCCGGCCCGCGCCCTGGGCTGCCCGGCGGTGTTCGTGCTGCCGGAGGACGGCTACCGCGTCCCGCCGGGCGTCCACCCGGACATCGTCCGGGCCTACCGCGCCCTGCGCGCGGTCCGCACCGCGCCCCCGGTGGACGACGACGTGCCGCGGGTCGCCTCCCTCGCCGAGCTGGCCGCGTCGCCCCTGGCGCGCCTCGGTGCGCTGTGA
- a CDS encoding phytanoyl-CoA dioxygenase family protein, whose product MGAVETVIDEELVAAFRDDGFASLPRLVDDAELEWLRGVYDRLFSEHADFATGDYFDIAARQDSDGPARLPQIVRPEKFAPELVESEHFKRCRAIAARLLDVPEDELDFYGHAILKPPHYGAETPWHQDEGYMDPRWHRRGLSVWTTLDEATVESGCLHYLPGGHLGPVLPHRHIDDDDRIRGLVTDAVDPAAGVAVPLAAGEAVVHTLRAPHYAGPNGTGQTRRAYVLVFMGPVEEVADPEPRPWLDTH is encoded by the coding sequence ATGGGGGCCGTGGAAACCGTGATCGACGAGGAGCTCGTCGCAGCCTTCCGGGACGACGGATTCGCATCGCTGCCGCGGCTCGTGGACGACGCGGAGCTGGAGTGGCTGCGCGGGGTCTACGACCGTCTGTTCTCCGAGCACGCCGACTTCGCGACGGGCGACTACTTCGACATCGCCGCCCGCCAGGATTCCGACGGGCCGGCCCGGCTGCCGCAGATCGTGCGCCCCGAGAAATTCGCGCCCGAACTGGTCGAGAGCGAGCACTTCAAGCGCTGCCGGGCGATCGCCGCGCGGCTGCTGGACGTTCCCGAGGACGAGCTCGACTTCTACGGGCACGCCATCCTGAAGCCGCCGCACTACGGCGCCGAGACGCCCTGGCACCAGGACGAGGGCTACATGGACCCGCGCTGGCACCGGCGCGGGCTCAGCGTGTGGACCACGCTGGACGAGGCCACGGTGGAGAGCGGCTGCCTGCACTACCTGCCCGGCGGCCACCTGGGCCCCGTCCTGCCGCACCGGCACATCGACGACGACGACCGCATCCGCGGGCTGGTGACCGACGCCGTGGACCCCGCCGCCGGGGTGGCCGTCCCGCTCGCCGCGGGCGAGGCCGTGGTGCACACCCTGCGGGCCCCGCACTACGCGGGCCCCAACGGCACCGGCCAGACCCGCCGGGCGTACGTGCTCGTCTTCATGGGCCCGGTCGAAGAGGTGGCCGACCCCGAGCCGCGCCCCTGGCTGGACACGCACTGA
- a CDS encoding glycosyltransferase, with protein sequence MRPLKVALVNIPLRVPGSDEWITVPPQGYGGIQWVVANLMDGLLELGHEVFLLGAPGSPAGAPGLTVVPVGEPEEIQRWLRESDVDVVHDHSGGLIGPAGLRPGTAFISSHHFTTRAVNPAGCTYSSRAQRAHCGGGDDAPVIPIPVDPARYRSAADAVPKEDFLLFMGRISPHKGALEAAAFAAASGRRLVLAGPAWEPDYFAEITSRYGSTVEVIGEVGAERRLDLLASAHAVLAMSQAVEGPWGGIWCEPGATVVSEAAVSGTPVVGTRNGCLAEIVPSVGEVVAYGTDFTPEEARRVLDGLPSPDEVRREAVRLWGHVEIAGRYVEQYRRLLSGVTWK encoded by the coding sequence ATGAGGCCGTTGAAGGTCGCGCTGGTCAACATCCCGCTCCGGGTCCCGGGGAGCGACGAGTGGATCACCGTGCCGCCGCAGGGGTACGGCGGGATCCAGTGGGTCGTCGCCAACCTGATGGACGGGCTGCTCGAACTCGGCCACGAGGTCTTCCTGCTGGGCGCCCCGGGCAGCCCGGCGGGGGCCCCGGGACTGACCGTCGTGCCGGTCGGCGAGCCGGAGGAGATCCAGCGGTGGCTGCGGGAGTCGGACGTCGACGTGGTCCACGACCACAGCGGCGGCCTGATCGGCCCGGCCGGGCTGCGTCCCGGCACCGCGTTCATCAGCTCGCACCACTTCACCACCCGGGCGGTCAACCCAGCGGGCTGCACCTACAGTTCCCGGGCGCAGCGCGCGCACTGCGGGGGCGGCGACGACGCGCCCGTCATCCCGATCCCCGTCGACCCGGCCCGCTACCGGTCGGCCGCGGACGCGGTGCCCAAGGAGGACTTCCTGCTCTTCATGGGCCGGATCTCGCCGCACAAGGGGGCGCTGGAGGCCGCCGCGTTCGCGGCGGCGAGCGGCCGGCGCCTGGTGCTGGCCGGGCCGGCCTGGGAGCCCGACTACTTCGCGGAGATCACCTCCCGGTACGGCTCGACCGTCGAGGTGATCGGGGAGGTGGGCGCCGAACGGCGGCTCGACCTGCTCGCCTCCGCGCACGCGGTGCTCGCCATGTCCCAGGCGGTCGAGGGGCCGTGGGGCGGCATCTGGTGCGAACCGGGCGCCACGGTGGTCTCCGAGGCCGCGGTGAGCGGCACCCCCGTCGTGGGCACGCGCAACGGCTGCCTGGCGGAGATCGTGCCGTCGGTCGGCGAGGTCGTGGCCTACGGGACGGACTTCACGCCCGAGGAGGCCCGCCGGGTGCTGGACGGGCTGCCGTCGCCCGACGAGGTCCGGCGCGAGGCGGTCCGGCTGTGGGGCCACGTGGAGATCGCCGGACGGTATGTGGAGCAGTACCGCAGGCTGCTCTCCGGGGTGACCTGGAAGTGA